The Coffea eugenioides isolate CCC68of unplaced genomic scaffold, Ceug_1.0 ScVebR1_2930;HRSCAF=4054, whole genome shotgun sequence genome includes a window with the following:
- the LOC113757298 gene encoding uncharacterized protein LOC113757298, whose translation MLLLENGEVVTDEEDSYKGVPSLGEKDADSSEEIPTNEQLDLVVQKVLTAQVKEENGQQRENIFYTRCHIKGKLNDSGDVRVTKQVEILFRIGRYEDKVLYDVVPMQATHVLLGRPWQYDERTSHDGFTNKYTFMHDNRKVTLVPLTPKQVHEDQVRLQQEHEEQRKLKGAEKSEGKLALNGSALEKRTERKQSMLAKARDVKKALLSYQHLLMIEFEDMFPEEIPDGLPPIRGIEHQINLIPGSPLPNKAPYRMSPEETKELQRQVDELLKKGWVHESLSPCAVPIILASKKDGSSRMCVDCRAINSITVKYRHHIPRLDDMLDELNGAVIFMKIDFKSGYHQIRMKDGDE comes from the exons ATGCTCTTACTTGAAAATGGAGAAGTAGTGACGGATGAAGAAGACAGCTATAAAGGAGTACCATCGTTGGGAGAGAAGGATGCCGATTCTAGTGAGGAAATACCAACGAATGAACAACTCGACTTAGTGGTTCAAAAGGTGCTAACTGCTCaagtaaaggaagaaaatggccAACAAAGGGAAAACATCTTCTACACACGTTGTCACATAAAAGGCAAG TTGAACGACAGTGGAGATGTGCGAGTCACAAAGCAAGTCGAGATCCTATTCCGCATTGGTCGATACGAGGATAAAGTCCTCTATGATGTCGTGCCAATGCAAGCTACTCATGTGCTATTGGGGAGACCATGGCAATATGATGAAAGAACTAGCCACGATGGTTTCACCAATAAGTACACCTTTATGCACGACAACAGGAAAGTCACACTTGTGCCTCTCACTCCTAAACAAGTGCACGAGGACCAAGTCCGGTTGCAACAAGAACACGAGGAGCAAAGGAAATTGAAAGGAGCCGAGAAGAGTGAGGGAAAACTGGCCTTAAATGGTTCGGCCCTTGAGAAGAGAACTGAGAGGAAGCAAAGCATGCTCGCAAAAGCCAGGGATGTAAAGAAAGCTTTACTTTCTTACCAACACTTGCTTATGATA gaatttgaggatatGTTTCCTGAGGAGATCCCGGATGGACTACCTCCCATCCGTGGCATTGAGCACCAAATAAACCTCATTCCGGGCTCACCATTGCCCAATAAAGCCCCCTATCGCATGAGTCCCGAGGAAACCAAGGAACTACAAAGGCAAGTGGACGAACTGCTTAAGAAAGGTTGGGTGCATGAAAGCCTAAGTCCCTGTGCCGTCCCCATCATCTTGGCGTCAAAGAAGGATGGAAGCTCACGCATGTGTGTGGATTGCAGAGCCATCAATTCGATAACGGTAAAGTATCGTCATCATATACCTAGGTTAGATGACATGCTAGATGAACTAAATGGGGCTgtaattttcatgaaaattgattttaaaagTGGGTATCACCAAATCCGAATGAAGGACGGGGACGAATGA